CAGACTACTGGAGTCATAGCCAAAATCTACAGAAATGAACTCAATGGTTCTGCGAAATCCCGAAAACTGGGCTTTACCATTTTGTAAGTATGGTTTATTGTCAGTTCGCAGAAGCTCCTTAATATTGTTCAATGCTCCTTGATAGGTGCTTAACTGTGCTCTGGCTCCATTCATCTGACGTACAACTGGCATCAAGCGCATTAAGACAAACAAAAACGTCAACAACGAAGCTGACTGCAATTGGCCTTTCTGAATCAGGACAGTAAAAGCCAGAATTAACATGCCAATCAGCATTGTGGTAGACGCACCTTCCGAGAGCGGTTCTACTAATGCATCAAATGATACAGCTTTGGTACTAGCTTTAAGCAGCTGCTCGCTGGCATCGTAAAACCTTCGGCGCTCAAAGTTCTGAGCCGCGAAAGCCTTGACTGTGCGAATGCCATTGATAAATTCTAGCGAAACTGAAGCGTACCAACCACCAGCTTTTGACTTTTCAAAACTAGCCTCTCGTACCCGTCTTAGCAGGAATGCTATCCCTACCGATAGCAAACTAAACAGCATCACTGAGATAATCGTCAGCTGCCACGATAGCAAGAACATTGATGCCATATAAACCAACAGGGTAGAGACCCTGGTGATTAAAAGAGACATCATGTTAAAAACATGTGTAAGCTGGTACGTTTCGAGTGTAACAATATTAACTAATTCTCCGGAACGCGTCTTGGAGAAGTAACTCAAGCTCACCGCTTGCAATTGTTCAAAAAGACGTTTGCGCAGCCGGTCTGCTAGATTAAGCTGAGCTCTCTGGTTGTAAATTTGTCCCAGATAGGCAAAGGCTGAACGTAACCAAGTTATCACTAAAATCAGTGTACATATTCGATAAACACGCTCAGAGATAGAAGCATTTACCCCTAGTATCCAAATATCAAACCAGTCAATTCCTGTTTCAATTGACTCTGCATTCGGATTAGTTAAAGTTTGTAGGAAAGATAAGATAAACCCAATTCCAAATCCCTCAAAAAGTGCTGCTAGTAAAGTTAACACCAGAGCCAAGACCGCAATCCGCCAAAAGTATTTGAACTCTTGCAGGATAAAATAGTTGTCTTTCCAAAAGCTTGTAGCTTTCATTAAATTGCAGATTAGCTTGGGAAGTTGTAAATGCATTTTTTATAGAATCGATTTAGACTCTTTAGTTACTGACTACTAGGGGTAGGGTAGATTGCTCTAGTTGGAGACATCCTGAAAATACTCCAGGTAAGCTTCTTCACTGTTTCTATCCTGAATGAAGAGCATTCCATATCTGCTCAAGCATTGGTTTAGCCACCAATCAGAGTTGAACATCCAGTTATGTTCACTCAACCAAAGCTAGCTGCAACTCGATAGGCTTTTCAGCTATATGCACTGAGTCGCACTACTTATATCAAGAAAAATTATTCACATATTTATGTAAAACTAGATGTTTTTAAATTTATCTACTTAGCTAGGTGCCATTTCAAATCGTTAGGTTTAAAAATATGAACTCCTGATTCACCAGGGTCAAAGCCCACTAGCAAATAGTCGTTTCTTGATGCGTTTGGAATAGAAATAGTCATTTCTTTCTGATTTATTACGTATCCTTTGAACCCCCAGAGACTTCTGAAAAGCTGGCTTTTAACATTGTGATAACTGATCAATCCTTTTACTCCTAACTTGCCTAGTTCTGCTTTGTTTGCACCCATGAAATCAAACTTTTCTTCTCCAATTTTAACAGATACTAATAACTCATCATTAAGCAATTGAACTTGAACGCCTTCATCTTTTCCTGAGGAGTTTGGATCGTAGTTATCCAAATTATTAACTACTCTTAGAGTGAGATCGTCACGGTTGGCAATTGAAGCAAGCATCTTTAACTGACTTAAGCTTCCAAAACGTCCAGTAACATCATTTAGAAGGTATACCCTACGAATATCTGAACTTCTAATTTCTTTAGATACTACATTTTGTAATTGGGTTGAAAGTGCATTAGATTCAACCAACTTTTCTTGGTTGTCAGCAATAGTTGTAAAGAAAAAAAATGGATTGATTAATATAGATACTGCAAATGTACAGAGTATTATGGTTCTTTTCAAGTCAGCTTGAAGATGGCTTGATTGGAAAAACCTGGATATAGCGTATACAAATAACGGTAAAGAAAACATCTGACCAAAATATAAAAATCTTGGAGCAGGATCTAAAAGTAGCGGTATTGTAAAGGCAATGACTGCTAATATTAAAAAAGTGATTAGCTCTGAGCAATATTTTTTGTTTTTTAGCAAAAGAACAACAGCAGACAAACCTATTAAATTCAAACTTAATGCCAAAAAACTTCTAATAAAGTCAAAATCATTAATCGCTGCAGTCAATATTTTTTTAATAATGTCAAAAGCACTTGTTTCTGGGTTGCCTGACAAAGTGAAGAAGAACGCTGAAAACACTTTAATAGGATATAAAACGTTAACAGGCAATCCTAAAAAAGTAGTAGATGAAAGTTGTTTTAGTGGATAAGCACCTACAGAGCTTTGGGAGGCGATAAATTTGACTAAAATATATAGAAATATTGGATAAATTATTAAAAGTATAAGCGGAAAATGTTTAACAATGATTAATCGGAGTTTCTTTAAAGAAAAGTAGCTTGTAGGGGATTTTGCATAAATCACATATAAGTAATAATAAACTACAATAACTGGCGATACAATAGCAGTTTCTTTAGAGAAGACTGACAACGTTAATAACCCTATAATTGAAAATAGTAGTAATAAACTTCTGGAGTAATTTATATAAATATATGTTGTAATTAGAGCACCCATACCAAATAATGCGCCCAGCATATCACCGCGAAATGCAGGAAAAAAAAGTACTGGATAAGCTGAAATTGTACTTAGAAATAGTAATGCTGCCAAAAGCGAATTCATCACACTAAGGCGCATTACTAAACGAGTATATAAGTACACTAAGGCACAACAAAGTGAATGACCTATATAGTTCGTGGTTAGAAAAGCTACTGAATTTGGCGTATTTGCAATAAGACTTTCGATGTATAAAGTTGCATTTACAGGTGGTCGGATAAAATGGCTGATATCATCGAATAGTTCAGGATAATTTGAGAAGTAATATCTGAATCCATCAGTAAACCACTCTAAAGGAGATGTTTGAAAAAACCGAGTGCTGTGCAGCACTAAAGAAAAGTCATCTTTACTAAGAGCATAGGAAGACAAATAGGATAAATTTTCCAAGATTGTTAAAGTTAAAGCTGTAACTGTAATTGCAATAGCCCAATATAGGTCTTTTTTCAACGGTAACTTTACAAACATGTTTAGCTAATCCTATGAGAGAGAAAGAATTAAAAGGCTAGTCAAGGCCCATAGCAGAAGAGTTAAGAAGAGCTGGGTGCTTTTAAATAGAGTTATCTCTGGTGCTTCTCCTTCTCCTTGTTCAGATAAGGCTTGATACTTGAAAATTCCATACGTTACAAAGGGGATTGTAGCGAGCATCCAGTGAGATTTTGCTTCATCAATTGCCCACAGAGAATATGACATGAGCGTACTCGCAGTTACAACACTTTCCATCCGGTTTAACCAAGGCAATGTGTACTGCTTTAGTACTCTCCTTGTTGTTCCTTTACTTCCTAAAGATTTAAGTTCAGCCTTACGTTTTTCGATTCCCAAATACAAAGCTAGAAGACCTACACATAGGACAAACCAATCAGAAACTGGCACAGCAGTAGCAGCTGCTCCCCCTAATGCTCTTAGAACAAATCCAGCGGAGATGCACAGAATATCAATAATGGGTTCATGTTTGAGCCCTAGGTTATAACCAGTCTGAACCAAGGCGTAGGTACCAACTGAAATTCCTAGCCATGGAGTGATAGAAAAACTGATTAGTAAGCTTCCGGCTAAACACGTCACTGCTGTTAAAAGAGCAACTGGAACAGGCACTAAACCAGCTGCGATCGGGCGCTTACACTTAATGGGGTGTTGACGGTCTGCCTTAACATCAGCAACATCATTGATTAAATAAAAACTACTAGCAGTCAAAGAGAAAACTATGAAGGCTACACTTGCTAATAGTACTGATGTTGCATCAAGTTGCAGAGCAAATAGAGGAGCAGCAAACACCACCAAATTTTTAACCCAATGGTGGGGACGCATTGCCTTAAGCAGATAATAATAGGGATGGCTAATCTTAGTTATGCTGGTCATGCTATAGGAAAGCTAGGAAAGCTTAGATAGTCAGTTATAACGGGTAGAGGTTAGCTGTTTTTATCTAGCTTGTACCGGTTAAAATACGCTTTAGTTAAAAACGTAGTGTTGCAATAGTCATATGCGAGACTACTCCTTTGGAGGTAGCTCTGCCCATTTTCTGGTAAAAATTAGTATAAACAGCGAATGCAGGTGAGATAGATTATTCTTTTGAGCTGTTAATATGCTCTTCTAAGAGACAAGACTTGTCGATACAGGTAAGTTCAGATGTTTTCCAGCCTAATTTTTTAAAAAAGCCAGACCAGGTTGAGCAAGACTAGAAAAAGTTGGAAAAAGTCAGGTTAAGTTTAAGATGTACCTTGCAAGAATTTGTAAAGGTTTATATTATTAATTAACCCCACCCTACTGTATGAAGGTGAGGTTCTTATTACCATCTAGTGGTAATATCACTGATTTTGGGTTCGTTGCAAAAACTGGCTATGCGCTGAAAAAATTCTAAATGCTGTAACTTAGCTGTAACTTAATTTTCTTCCAGTCTGACGGCTCATACGGTAAGTGAATTCGCCTACTGACGGATTGGGAGTGTCTGGATCAATTGTGCGAGTTGATTGTTGCCAATCATTGCTCGTTGCCAGAGTTGTGGCAAGTTTACTGTTAGTTTTATGGGTAACTTTTATCCATAACTTGCCATGCTTTCTACAGAAGAACTCTTCTATCCAGGATTTATTATCGATATAGACACCTTTGTTAGCTAAGAATAGAGCACTCTTACGCGGCATATCAACATTTCGTTGGATCTCTGTTGCTCCTTGGTAAAATAAGTAATGCTTCGGGCTGCCCAGACGCCACATTTTGCTATTACAGGAGGGACAGTGAAACTGAAAATTGTTACGTTTACTACGCTTACCCGGCATTGAAAACCTCTATCTACAATAGCTGACTTTTCAAAAACTTAAGAATTTTACTTTGAGTGAACTATGACCTTTGTGACTACCTTGTCTTCCAGATACTTAAGTAGGGTCATGATTGTGGTGTCAATTTTTCAGCTTTCAGTAATTTTGTAATTAGATAACATCTAGTTTTGGGTAAACTACTAAGTTGTTAACTAAAAAAACCCCTAGGCTGTCAACTCGACAGAGCCTCTGCTAAGGATCTGCTCAAACTAAAAACAAGTTACTTTCGTCTAGACCGATTTCTACTGTCATAATTCATCCAAGCAACCATTTGAATATTTAGTATGCTCCTACTAAAGGTCAGATCTTGTCGATACAGATAAGTTCAGATGTTTTACAGCGTTTTACAGTATTGAGCACTCCAATAAAATAGCCTGATTGAGAATTACAGCTAGAACCGAGATAGTACGCTACCAGAGATGAAAACTGCCATTAGTGCATGGTTACCGCAGTTCGCACCTTTGCTGACATAATGACCCGAGCAGTTGTTCTGGATTGGGTTGCTAATTCAGCAACATATGTTAGCAAGGGTGCTAGAAGTAAGTTGGAGCTGCAGATTAGTCGCACAGATGTTCAGTTCAGCTATCGTTACCATCTCATCTTCCTGAAACGCATAAAGAGACCTGAACTTTGCTGTATCGACAAGTTTTGGTCTTTAAAAGAACATACTTGTAGTTCAAGCAGGAAGCTAGCAACGTAACAGTCTTAGTTCTTTGACACATTGCCCCGTCTCTATAAATTCACTCAATCATCATGAATATAGAGTAGAACAATACATCTAAAATACTACAGGCCCCATTGTGCCTTCCTGAGTTAAAGCAGAGAACATTCTGATTAAGGTAAGGTTACAACTCAGTTACCCCTTTTACTGCAATGCAAGAAGAAAAGACAAGCTGAATTGAAGTGGTGCAGATTTACCTGGAGTACAATGCTCAACTCTTTAATTTGAAAAAGCAGCTTTTGTAAACAGAGGTTTCCAATGCCCGGTAAGCATAATAAGCGTAAAAATGTTCAACGTTTTTACTGTCTCTACTGTGGTCGCCGGTTGTGGCGTCTGGGTGGCCGAAAGCATTTCTTGTTTTACCAAGGAGCATCGGAGAGGCAACAAAATGTTATCGATAGTAACTCCTGGATAGAAGAATTCTTCTGTGGAGAGCATGGCAAATTATGGATGAAAGTCACCAGAAAGGCTGATGGGAAGCTTGTCACGACTCTGGCAACGAGGAAGGATTGGCAACAGCTCAAATCTTACATCGAGCCTCAAAAGATGCAAGAAAAAGGGATTGTGTTGCAAAAACACAGGGAGATGGTAAATGGAGAATTTGTGCTTGATTTGACCTGGAGCAAGACCATCGGCGGATAAACAGATCAATCCAGACCTGAGAGTCAACTCGTTAAACAGTGCAAAACGACGCACATGATGTGTAGACAAGTTTATCGTAGTCTTCTCTGGAATGATTAAGCAATTCGGAGTGTGTGAAGCGGGTCTAGTTGCATTGCTCAACATAGACTTGAGAACACTGCCAACGTTGCGAGGTTCCTGCAGCACCGCAAGGCTTTGACAGACGGACGAGCCTCAGTTGGGGATGCCATCTTGGCAGATTCAGCGGATGCAATGAGCTATTATCAACAACGATGACCTCTGTTTTTTCCAGATTTTAGGTATAGTTTGCCATTCGTCTATTGTTCTTCAGTCTTTGGTTCTTTGCTCAAGTCATAAAGATAAGCCGATGCTTCTGTACTTTTAAAGTAATCAAGTTGTTTTCCTATAGTATTAAGGTGATGGAGAAACATATCTTCTTCATCAATATCAGATCTCCGATCGTGAACGTGTGAGAAAATTAGCCATACTCTTTTATTGCCATAGAGCCCATTTAATTCACTGACAAACTCTTTCCAGTTATCTCTTGAGTATTTGCCCACAATAAAATACGGTGGGTATGAGGGAAGGGCAGGTGCAAACCAAGTTTTTGGTGATATAGCCCACACCGCTTGCTTTCTATCTTCATAATTTAAACCATAGCGTTCTAAGTAGTATTTGAAGGCGTATTGTGAAGCGTAGTACAGATAAATTACGTCTCCGTTTCGGCGATTTTCTCTAACGTAGCTAAGTACTGGCTTTATTTCTTCACGTACTCGTTGAAATGGATGTGCAGAATTCTGCGGATTTTTCAGATTTAAAACAGCGCTTTGTAAGGGGTGAAAAAATAATAGTAATATTAAGGTGATTCCTATTATGGAGGAGTTGTGCCAAGTCTGAGTTATAAAGTAGCAAGTTCCCTCTGCAACTAAAATTAGCACAAAAGGAACAATAAATAATAATAATTGCCCTTCAAACGGGTACTTCTCAAGTCCAGAAGCAAACAAAGCAACAATTAGTGGAGATATTAAAAAGTAGAACTTTTTCTTTTCATCTGCAAATTTTGAAACACAACCAATAATAAAGGTCAATGCTGCGATCCCAGATAAGTGTATACCTACTGGATTGTTAAAAACCTCAAAAAATGTATCAGCAAACCATCTGATTCCTGTTGAAGAAAAAGGAGGAAACGGCATGAAAGCGTTATGATTATTGCTCCAAGAATTCAAGAGATATTCGTTATTAGTCAAGCTCCGAAGGCTAATGAAGTAAAAAATAGTAAAACTTAGTAGCCAAAATGAACAGACAATTAAGTATTTAATAAATTTTAATTTTTCCTTTTTTCTGATATCAAATAAAATTAAACTTATTCCTGTTCCTGCTAAAATAAATATAGAAGGATGTGAGAACCATACAGATATTGCGCCGATAATTCCGAAAAATACAACCCGTGGAGTCGTTAACTTTTTTGATTTAATATTAATAACTGCTAAGAACACTAGTAGTGCTATTGCTACGTCACTAGAGTATTGTTTAACTTCTGATGAGTAGTAAATTAAACGATCTGAAATTGCGAAAAGACCAAGAGCAATTGTAACTGCTTGCGGCTTACTAAACCAGATTGCTAGCCTGTAAAATAGAAAAATAGATATTATTCCCGATAAAAAAGGTACTAGTCTAAGTGCATATTCACTCCCGCCAAATATTTGAACTACTAACTTCTCAAGTATTAAAAAACCAACAGGAGCAGCTTGATTGTAATCTAAAGGTTGCAGCAGTTCTGAAAATGGCTTATTAATTATATTTAGTGCAATAAAAGATTCATCAATCCATAGAGAACGATTAAGTAGGTATTGAATAAGACGTAGGACAATACCAACAAAAATAATGCTCCAGTGCAACTCTCTTGAGGTAAGGAAAATAGCTAGCTTCTTAGGAAGTGTCGTCCGACTGTCGTATAATTTCATCTTATAATCTTTTTCGCTTTTGCGCTGAGTAACTTGTAGATAAAGCGAAGCTCAAGATGCTAGGATTCATATCACCCAATAGAAACAGGATGCTGCTGAAGCTAAAGTTATTATTTGAATGACAACGAGAACTATAACGTGAGAAGTGGAATGGGCATCTTGCCTGTGCAGGCTGGAAGCCTGCCCCACAAATCAAATAAAATTGCTATAGTAATTCGTCAAAGCTTTTTACTTTAGAGGTAGTACAGACGGAAGTGACAGAACTGAGTCCTCTCTTTTCAAACAAGCTCCACACTCAATGTCCTGACTAGTAATTAAAGAAAAGCAGCAGTTATAGTTTTTATACTCTTGAAAAACCCAAAACTTGTCAATACAGAAAAGTTCAGTTACTTTACAGCGTTTTGCAGTATTGTCAACTGTTGGTGTCAGCAACTTACTTGAAATATCAGCGGAGTAAAGCTCAAGTAGGCGGAGGCACTGGTTTTGAGGTGACTTTGTATTTTTTTATCAGTGTAGTAATACTATTTCCTGTTTTACTTGCACCTTACAAAATATCTCTACCCCCTTTGTAAGGTAGGGCTAATTCATTCTCAAAACAGAAAAAAGCTGGTCGAGATCATGACATACAAATCGAAGTGCTTTGGTCAATGAGCGATAACCCCTCAGTTGTAGCAGATTGAGCACGAAAGTGTGAATAATCGACCCGTTGGTGGCAGCATTGTAGGCCCGAAAGGGCGCAGTATCTTCGCCAAACACCACATCTTTAACCCAATGTAATCCGGTTTCGATGTCTCGATGTCCGCGAATCCCCAAGGCAAAGTAGATTGTTCAGCAAAATGTCCCTGGCATGATGAATTCGATCAATTTCATCAGGTTTAAGAGAGCGGCGGGATTGAGAGGATGGAGTATCTGATATGCCCGTATGCAGTTGTAGTGCAATCAGTGCGATCGCTCGACTTTCTAAATACAGCCGTCGGGTTAACCCTTGATAAGGATAAGTCAAGATTTGTTCTGTGGCTTGAAATGCCGCATGAGCCATTGTTTGAAAGCGGGAAAAGGGGATTTGCAGTGTTCCGCTCAAAAGGGATTGTAAGTCTGGAGAGATCTGATCAACCTGACCTGCAATTAGCGTACTCAGCATCGATAGCCCTGCACTGACTTCAACATGAATTACGCGCTGATGAGGTGGACACTCAATGCGTCCTCCACAATTTGGGAAGAAACTCATTTTATTTTGTCTGGGTGCAATGTAATAGCCATCATGAAGTCCATGAACCGCTCTTTTGACATAGGCTGACAGGGAAGATGTGGAATATTAACATGCACTTCTCGAATCCGATCGCCATCATCATCACGAGCCTATTCATTCTGACCATGACAAACTGTCGCATGAGGACGAATCACATGCTTGTAACTGGCTGATTTATCAGTGAATAGTTATCTACCAACTAAGATGAAACACGACTATGACTACTTTACCTCTGCCTAGAGTGATTAAAGAGGGATATTACCATAGCGACTATCATGGCAAGGTCTTCACATTAACCGAAATCTTGAAACTAACTGCGCAGTACGGAATTCCTGAGCAAGAGTGGAAACATGAGCCTGACAGAGCATATGACTTCTTCGTTGAAGCTCAGATCTGGAATTTTGAACCTCTAAGACAATACATGGAAGATGAAAAACATAATCAAACTCTCAAGTAGTAAAACTTTTTTGTTGTTGATATGAGGTGGAACCACCAAGAGAATCTGATGAAGGTAGTTTTTGAGCAAGTCAAATGGATTCTAAGTAGCTCGACATACCTGCGCTATTACCACCCTCTTCTTGCTGCGCTAGCGTGGAAATAGAAGGCTTATCCCTTCCTATACAGCTGAGCTAGGGATAAAGAGGTTTAACAATGGCTAATTTAAATTTGCGTCGCCCCCAAAATGTTAGCGGTGATTTTTATGTGGATAGTACCTGTATTGATTGTGATACCTGTCGCTGGATGACTCCAGAGGTATTTCATCGGGCTGGGGGACTATCGGCGGTTTATCATCAACCAGAAACCGAGGCGGAACGGTTGCGATCGCTCCAAGCGCTATTAGCTTGCCCCACTGCTTCCATTGGCACGGTTGAGAAGCCACAGGATATTAAAGCAGCTCAGCTGAGTTTTCCCATTCCAGTAGCCGAAAATGTTTACCACTGCGGTTACCATGCAGAAAATTCCTACGGTGCTGCTAGCTATTTAATTCAGCGACCGGAAGGTAATGTGATGGTTGATTCTCCCCGCTGGACGTCACCGCTTGTGAAGCGGCTGGAGGAGATGGGTGGGATTCGTTATTTGTACCTGACTCACAGAGATGATGTTGCGGATCATCAAAAGTACAGCGAGCATTTTGGATGCGATCGCATTCTCCACGCGGATGAAATTAGTTTTGAGACTCGTGATGTGGAAATTCAACTAACTGGGTTGCAACCATTTCAACTTGCTCCTGAGCTGTTAATTATTCCAGTCCCTGGTCATACTAAAGGACACACAGTTTTGCTCTACAGCAATAAGTTTCTGTTCACAGGCGATCACCTTGCTTGGTCTAGCCGCAGCAATCAGTTAGCGGGTTTCCCTGGTGCATGTTGGTATTCCTGGCCAGAAGTGATCGAGTCAATGCGCCGCCTGGTTAACTACTCATTTGAGTGGGTGTTACCAGGTCACGGTCGTCGTTACCATACTGATGCAGAGACGATGCGCCAGAAACTTTTGCAAGGTATCGCTTGGATGGAACAAGTGAGTTGACACTCCCACCGAATGCATGAGTCTAACAAAATGGCGGGTCTATGCCCGCAACCATGCAGTGTTTGGCCAAAGCGATCAGCGCCGCTTCAGTCGGTGGTTACACAATCGCGGCATCAATGTACAACGGCTTTAGAGTTGTTTGATTGCAGCCGCGCTAATCGATTGGGGTGCTTCAGGCATTACCTTGATTGAAGATAGCTCCATGCTTTGGGATGAGTATTGTCTAATTCGATTGTCCATCCAATAGCGGGGACGTGCAGTGCCGCTTGTGTGGCAGGTGATTCGACATGGCAGTAGTAGGGTGCGCTGTCTTCGTTTACCAAGCGATGTTGAAACGGGCATCTCGACTCATCCCAAAGGGCGTTTCAGTCTGTTTGCTTGCCGAGCGAGGCTTTGGCGATCCTCAACTAATGCGCTATTGGCGTGACGATTTACACTGGCATTTTCGGATTCCGCTCAAGAGCAATAGCTGGATTTATCGAGTGGGCAAAGGTGGGAAACAACTCAATCAGTATCACCTGGCATTAGGTGAGGTGCTGCTATTGCACTGTGTAACCTTGACTAAAACTCCTGCCCTCAATGGACTTGATCTGGCTGTGGCTCGCGACTCCCTTACTCAGCAGATGTGGATGGTTGTTTCAGCTCAACCCACAACGCTACAAACTTTTCGGGAATATGGCGAGCGGTTCCAAATTGAGGAACAACTGCTCGACTGCTCGACCAAAAGTCTAATTGCTTTCAACTAGAACGCTGCGAAATTCTTTGTGCTCCTGCTCTGTCTCGGCTCTGCTTTGTGATGGCGGTTGCTACACTCGTTTTGACACTACAAGGACAGCAGGTAGTTGCCACCCGGAAACGTTGCTAGCTGGATGCTCACTGGCAACGCGGCAACATTTACCTGAGAATTGCTTGGAATTGCCTTAAGGCACTATTCCATCAAGGATGGCGATTATTCCCGACTCTTGCCTTGAACGGGGATGCCGAGGCCGATCCTGCATTTGCTTCAACAAAGCAAACGCAAAAACAGTTGCAGCGCGAGTTCACTGTTAAATCTTACAGTTTTGCTTCTTTTTTGTCACTCAACCAGGGATAGAAGCACTAAAAATTACTAGGAGTCAGCACCACGTGCAAGATTGGATAAGCTGAGATATCAATCCCGTCTACAACTGAGAAAGTGCCAGTCAACTGTAAAGTCCTGTTGCAAACCTGTTAAAAAGATTTAGAAATTGTTTACAACACAGACAGAGCCCTAACCTAAAGATTAAGAGAAGCTTGAGGTAAATGTAATGGATAAGATCCAAAAATATCGCTTTGTCTGTACCTTGACCTTTGGCGATATCTACGGTCAAATTATCGTTTGGCTAATTACAATCGCTGTGAGTTTGGCTTCTGCTATGGCAATGATGGGTGCCAGACGTCCGTATTATGCCTTGGCCACCGTTGGACTGATTATATTACTATCGCTGCCCTTCTTGCTGTTTGCTTTTGTGACTACGTTGTTCAACCATATTGAAGTGTCTGCGGTAGAGGCGGGGACAAAAACCGAACCTATTCCTGGTAATGTATCCGAACAACAACCAGTACAAGCAACCAGCTGAATGAGGGATTAGGGATTAGGGGTTAGGGAAAAACTACTAGCCAATTCCTGTTTTAATTTATAGCCCTGGATTCTAAAGAACTTCCCTGTCTAGTGGCGGGGAAGTTTTTATGTGAGCCACGATAGATACAGGATAGATTTTAAATATTAAGCTAAATCATGTTAGAACACGACATTATCATTGTTGGCGGTGGATTGGCTGGGTGCCGTGCGGCGGTAGAAATTGCCCGAATCGATCCCAGTTTAGATGTAGCTTTGGTTGCTAAAACCCACCCGATTCGGTCCCACTCAGTTGCTGCCCAGGGCGGGATTGCAGCAACACTGAAAAATGTGGATTCCACTGATAGCTGGGAAGCTCATGCCTTTGATACAGTCAAAGGTTCCGACTACTTGGCAGACCAAGACGCGGTAGAAATTCTCGCCCGCGAAGCTCCAGATGTGGTAATTGATCTGGAACATATGGGAGTGCTGTTTTCCCGCTTATCGGATGGTCGCATTGCCCAACGCGCTTTTGGAGGA
This window of the Chroococcidiopsis sp. CCMEE 29 genome carries:
- a CDS encoding decaprenyl-phosphate phosphoribosyltransferase; the protein is MTSITKISHPYYYLLKAMRPHHWVKNLVVFAAPLFALQLDATSVLLASVAFIVFSLTASSFYLINDVADVKADRQHPIKCKRPIAAGLVPVPVALLTAVTCLAGSLLISFSITPWLGISVGTYALVQTGYNLGLKHEPIIDILCISAGFVLRALGGAAATAVPVSDWFVLCVGLLALYLGIEKRKAELKSLGSKGTTRRVLKQYTLPWLNRMESVVTASTLMSYSLWAIDEAKSHWMLATIPFVTYGIFKYQALSEQGEGEAPEITLFKSTQLFLTLLLWALTSLLILSLS
- a CDS encoding MBL fold metallo-hydrolase, translating into MANLNLRRPQNVSGDFYVDSTCIDCDTCRWMTPEVFHRAGGLSAVYHQPETEAERLRSLQALLACPTASIGTVEKPQDIKAAQLSFPIPVAENVYHCGYHAENSYGAASYLIQRPEGNVMVDSPRWTSPLVKRLEEMGGIRYLYLTHRDDVADHQKYSEHFGCDRILHADEISFETRDVEIQLTGLQPFQLAPELLIIPVPGHTKGHTVLLYSNKFLFTGDHLAWSSRSNQLAGFPGACWYSWPEVIESMRRLVNYSFEWVLPGHGRRYHTDAETMRQKLLQGIAWMEQVS
- the hepA gene encoding heterocyst formation ABC transporter subunit HepA; this encodes MHLQLPKLICNLMKATSFWKDNYFILQEFKYFWRIAVLALVLTLLAALFEGFGIGFILSFLQTLTNPNAESIETGIDWFDIWILGVNASISERVYRICTLILVITWLRSAFAYLGQIYNQRAQLNLADRLRKRLFEQLQAVSLSYFSKTRSGELVNIVTLETYQLTHVFNMMSLLITRVSTLLVYMASMFLLSWQLTIISVMLFSLLSVGIAFLLRRVREASFEKSKAGGWYASVSLEFINGIRTVKAFAAQNFERRRFYDASEQLLKASTKAVSFDALVEPLSEGASTTMLIGMLILAFTVLIQKGQLQSASLLTFLFVLMRLMPVVRQMNGARAQLSTYQGALNNIKELLRTDNKPYLQNGKAQFSGFRRTIEFISVDFGYDSSSLVLHNITLTIERGKMTALVGASGAGKTTLADLIARFYDPTHGSVLIDGIDLREFEINSLRRKLAIVSQDTFIFNTSVRNNIGYAMEGAEETAIWEVARLANALEFIQELPEGFDTQLGDRGVRLSGGQRQRIAIARALLRNPDILILDEATSALDSVSERLIQESLERLYVGRTVIAIAHRLSTIVRADKVVVLEQGRIVEQGGYQELLQQRGKLWNYHQMQHETSQASEGVQSA